In the genome of Bremerella sp. JC817, one region contains:
- a CDS encoding ATPase, T2SS/T4P/T4SS family: protein MAQEKTSVATHPEKYKFAEQEYDYISPLKLVPVFLLFFLWVYTTDWVGQDCIDRKLSQPAWVMPNTLIFAITFWWLCASVPFFIGYLLAIAAWGVPLMLYIKTRNALVDPHERVMTKDHIRFVLAKMSGGKMEAEVKDAWAVGPQMEIKALGAPDENKNTENLYTARKMPDAYVWVKELIAEMVTRRALKVMMDYTKDTVAMRYQIDGVWLAGENRDRESSDQMLAVLKLLCNLNPNERRARQAGEFFVKYDGKKFNCELMSQGTQTGERVIFHVPVSLGKLETLEDLGMREAMIQEVKGLMGEQNGLFVFAARPEGGLTTLTRVGLSSTDRLMRDFAGIEAKSSREPEIMNVALKMYDTAAGDKPEEMLAGVIRNQPDALVVRRIETPAIFNVLLEQANDKRICFTSINSKEDAAEAVLRLLSLKVPADEYAKALHGVLYMRLCRRLCKGCREEFEPSVQLLKRLGIPPNKVEKFYKTPTPPGPDDPKKPPCELCGGIGFHGRVGIFELMKVNEGVRRAIAKTPKLEAIRAASKQAGNHTLQEEAIRLVASGVTSLEEISRVFKE from the coding sequence TTGGCTCAAGAGAAAACCTCCGTCGCGACGCATCCAGAGAAATACAAGTTCGCCGAACAAGAGTACGACTACATCAGCCCATTGAAGCTGGTGCCAGTCTTTCTGCTCTTCTTCCTGTGGGTCTACACGACCGACTGGGTCGGCCAGGACTGTATCGATCGTAAGCTTTCGCAGCCGGCATGGGTGATGCCCAACACGTTGATCTTCGCGATCACGTTCTGGTGGCTATGCGCCTCGGTACCGTTCTTCATCGGCTATTTGCTGGCGATCGCGGCGTGGGGCGTACCGCTGATGTTGTACATCAAAACCCGCAACGCCCTGGTCGATCCGCACGAACGGGTCATGACCAAAGATCACATCCGCTTCGTCCTGGCCAAGATGTCTGGCGGCAAGATGGAAGCGGAAGTGAAAGATGCGTGGGCGGTTGGCCCGCAGATGGAAATCAAGGCGCTCGGCGCTCCCGACGAAAACAAGAACACCGAGAACTTGTACACGGCTCGCAAGATGCCGGATGCCTACGTCTGGGTGAAAGAGCTGATCGCCGAGATGGTCACGCGACGTGCCTTGAAGGTGATGATGGACTACACCAAAGACACGGTCGCCATGCGTTACCAGATCGATGGTGTCTGGCTGGCAGGCGAGAACCGCGATCGTGAATCGAGCGATCAGATGCTGGCCGTGCTCAAGCTGCTGTGCAACTTGAACCCGAACGAACGCCGCGCTCGCCAGGCCGGCGAGTTCTTCGTGAAGTACGACGGCAAGAAGTTCAACTGCGAGCTGATGTCGCAGGGAACGCAGACCGGCGAACGCGTCATCTTCCATGTGCCGGTTTCGCTCGGCAAGCTCGAAACGCTGGAAGACCTCGGCATGCGAGAAGCCATGATTCAGGAAGTGAAGGGGCTGATGGGCGAGCAGAACGGCTTGTTCGTCTTCGCCGCGCGTCCTGAAGGTGGTTTGACGACGCTGACCCGCGTCGGGCTTTCTTCCACCGACCGACTGATGCGTGACTTCGCCGGTATCGAAGCGAAGAGCTCGCGCGAACCGGAAATCATGAACGTCGCCCTCAAGATGTACGACACGGCCGCTGGCGACAAGCCGGAAGAGATGCTGGCCGGCGTGATCCGCAACCAGCCCGATGCCCTGGTCGTGCGGCGGATTGAAACCCCGGCGATCTTCAACGTCTTGCTGGAGCAAGCCAACGACAAGCGTATCTGTTTCACCAGCATCAACTCGAAAGAAGATGCGGCCGAAGCGGTTTTGCGGTTGTTGTCGCTGAAGGTGCCGGCCGACGAGTATGCCAAGGCGCTGCATGGCGTGCTGTACATGCGACTTTGCCGCCGACTGTGCAAAGGCTGCCGTGAAGAGTTTGAACCAAGCGTGCAGTTGCTCAAGCGATTGGGCATTCCGCCGAACAAGGTCGAGAAGTTCTACAAGACGCCCACGCCTCCGGGGCCTGATGATCCGAAGAAGCCGCCATGCGAGCTTTGCGGTGGCATCGGTTTCCACGGCCGCGTCGGCATCTTCGAGTTGATGAAGGTGAACGAAGGGGTTCGTCGCGCGATCGCCAAGACGCCTAAGCTGGAAGCGATTCGTGCCGCCTCGAAGCAGGCCGGCAACCATACGTTGCAGGAAGAAGCCATTCGGTTAGTGGCCAGCGGGGTGACCTCGCTGGAAGAGATCAGCCGCGTCTTCAAAGAGTAA
- a CDS encoding DUF4190 domain-containing protein translates to MTETTEPSTESRFSAENEDLLEYRELSRLAIAAMVLGVLSVLSIFTPVLWILPVLAIILGLVSYFQIAKSEVLTGKGMALTGIGLAAIWLGIGVTQGVVRDRIMRENSRVMAQAWLDLMLEGKILESHQLTLSPKGRQPASASLEGHYQNDQLQKESLEGFKSQEFLERLQDRTGGPLESKFVADEPTTHDESVYYGRHLFDVIDKDSGERLWQVQVMMKRQAGFGEEQNVFHWVAGSISVTEVYPAARK, encoded by the coding sequence ATGACCGAGACCACCGAGCCATCGACCGAGTCCCGTTTTTCGGCTGAAAACGAAGACCTGCTAGAGTACCGCGAGCTAAGCCGACTGGCGATCGCCGCGATGGTGCTGGGGGTTCTCTCGGTGCTGTCGATCTTCACGCCAGTGCTGTGGATCTTGCCGGTCCTGGCCATCATCCTCGGCCTGGTCTCGTACTTTCAGATTGCCAAATCGGAAGTGCTGACCGGCAAAGGGATGGCACTCACCGGCATCGGCCTGGCCGCCATCTGGCTAGGTATCGGCGTCACCCAAGGCGTGGTTCGCGATCGGATCATGCGCGAGAACTCACGCGTGATGGCCCAGGCCTGGCTCGACTTGATGTTGGAAGGGAAGATCCTGGAATCGCATCAGTTGACCCTCTCGCCGAAAGGCCGCCAACCAGCGAGTGCTTCGCTGGAAGGGCACTATCAGAACGATCAGCTTCAGAAAGAAAGCCTCGAAGGTTTCAAGTCGCAAGAGTTCCTCGAACGGCTTCAAGACCGGACTGGCGGTCCGCTCGAATCGAAGTTCGTCGCCGACGAGCCGACCACGCATGACGAGTCGGTCTATTACGGTCGCCACTTGTTCGATGTGATCGACAAAGACTCCGGCGAACGTCTCTGGCAGGTGCAAGTCATGATGAAGCGTCAGGCCGGCTTCGGCGAAGAGCAGAACGTCTTCCACTGGGTCGCAGGTTCAATCTCGGTGACGGAAGTCTATCCGGCTGCCCGCAAGTAA
- a CDS encoding sugar phosphate isomerase/epimerase — MSSFIDRRHLLSMSGAAAFATLGTGLIGHTTASAADQSTPKLRYCFNTSTIRGQNLPIEQEVEIAAKAGYTGIEPWISKIQDYKDSGKSLHDLGKRIADLGLKVESAIGFAQWIVDDPEKRKAGLETAKRDMDLVASIGGTRIAAPPAGATNGPKLDLLEVAQRYNALLQVGDAAGVVPELELWGFSTNLNRLGEVAMVVTEANHPSACMMPDVYHIYKGGSSFSGLEAISGHVIPVFHMNDYPAEPPREKINDSARVFPGDGVAPLKSMIQTLVGNGFSGVFSLELFNPEYWKRDALEVAKEGLDKMKASVESALS, encoded by the coding sequence ATGAGCTCGTTTATTGATCGTCGACACCTACTTTCTATGTCCGGAGCAGCCGCGTTCGCGACACTTGGCACCGGGCTGATCGGCCACACGACTGCTTCCGCCGCCGACCAATCGACTCCGAAGCTCCGCTACTGCTTCAACACCAGCACGATCCGCGGCCAGAACCTGCCAATCGAACAAGAGGTCGAAATCGCCGCCAAGGCAGGCTACACCGGCATCGAGCCATGGATCTCGAAGATTCAGGACTACAAAGATTCCGGCAAGAGCCTGCACGACCTGGGCAAACGGATCGCCGACCTTGGCTTGAAGGTCGAAAGCGCGATTGGCTTCGCCCAGTGGATCGTCGACGACCCCGAGAAGCGCAAGGCAGGCCTCGAGACCGCCAAGCGTGACATGGACCTGGTGGCGAGCATCGGTGGAACGCGGATCGCGGCCCCTCCGGCTGGTGCCACCAATGGCCCCAAGCTCGATCTGCTGGAAGTCGCCCAGCGCTACAACGCCCTGCTGCAAGTCGGCGACGCGGCCGGCGTGGTGCCCGAGCTCGAACTGTGGGGCTTCTCGACGAACCTGAACCGTCTGGGCGAAGTCGCGATGGTCGTCACCGAAGCGAATCACCCGAGTGCCTGCATGATGCCGGACGTCTATCACATCTACAAAGGCGGTTCTTCGTTCAGCGGACTGGAAGCGATCAGTGGTCACGTGATCCCGGTCTTCCACATGAACGATTACCCGGCCGAGCCACCCCGTGAAAAGATCAACGACAGTGCCCGCGTCTTCCCTGGCGATGGCGTCGCTCCGCTGAAGTCGATGATCCAGACGCTGGTCGGTAATGGCTTTAGCGGGGTGTTCTCGCTGGAGCTGTTCAACCCAGAGTACTGGAAGCGCGATGCGTTGGAAGTCGCCAAAGAAGGTCTCGACAAAATGAAGGCAAGCGTCGAGTCGGCTCTCAGCTAA
- a CDS encoding TerC family protein, whose amino-acid sequence MLEALIAVVALAAMEIVLGIDNIVFIAIVSARLPEEQRSGARRLGLLAALVSRIVLLFGISWIMSLDEPFFYWTSVLGDIEYLQHHESINAISVKDLILLVGGLFLIRHSVIEIHEKLEGEEHEDSQEEVKHATFGRVIFEIMFLDMIFSLDSVITAVGMVQSEVTAFGMTFSGVWLMVIAVLISVGVMMTFANPISEFVEKHPTIKMLALSFLILIGVMLVAEGAGTHFDKGYVYFAMAFALVVEFLNLRMRSVSRKPVELRQKKGASEVGPAEGS is encoded by the coding sequence ATGTTGGAAGCGTTGATTGCGGTCGTAGCCTTGGCGGCCATGGAAATCGTTCTTGGCATCGACAACATCGTGTTCATCGCGATCGTTTCGGCTCGGCTTCCGGAAGAACAACGTTCTGGGGCCCGCCGCTTGGGCCTACTGGCAGCTTTGGTTTCGCGCATTGTGCTGCTGTTCGGTATCTCGTGGATCATGAGCCTGGACGAGCCGTTCTTCTATTGGACGTCCGTGCTGGGCGATATCGAATACCTGCAGCATCACGAATCGATCAATGCGATCTCGGTCAAAGACCTGATCTTGCTGGTGGGTGGCTTGTTCCTGATCCGGCATAGTGTGATCGAAATTCACGAGAAGCTGGAAGGGGAAGAGCACGAAGATTCGCAGGAAGAGGTCAAGCACGCCACCTTTGGCCGCGTGATCTTCGAGATCATGTTCCTCGATATGATCTTCTCGCTTGATTCGGTGATCACCGCCGTCGGGATGGTGCAAAGCGAAGTGACCGCCTTCGGCATGACCTTCTCCGGGGTTTGGCTGATGGTGATTGCGGTGCTGATCTCGGTCGGTGTGATGATGACCTTCGCCAATCCTATTTCCGAGTTCGTCGAGAAGCACCCAACCATCAAGATGCTGGCCCTCAGCTTCCTGATCTTGATCGGCGTGATGCTGGTGGCCGAAGGGGCTGGCACGCACTTCGATAAGGGGTATGTCTACTTCGCGATGGCGTTTGCCCTGGTGGTCGAGTTCCTCAACTTGCGGATGCGAAGTGTCAGCCGCAAGCCGGTCGAACTCCGCCAAAAGAAGGGGGCTAGCGAAGTGGGGCCTGCGGAGGGCTCTTAA
- a CDS encoding PSD1 and planctomycete cytochrome C domain-containing protein, translating to MRIIALSLVASATMCLPAIALAETNFPPEHVEFFEKSVRPVFMKHCVSCHGPEKQEAGLRLDARSAILKGSDSGKVVVEGKPDDSGLVQAIRYETYEMPPAAQMPAEEIAAVEKWVKLGMPWPEEDEALQPMSFDDRLINDKQHHWSFQPIQDPAAPEVSGDWAHNEIDRFVQKRLAEADLAPSKMASRPTLIRRASFDLTGLPPTQAEVDAFVNDESPDAFAKVIDRLLASPQYGVKWGRNWLDVARYSDTRGYLNDGQDRRFPYAHAYRDYVIDSFNLDTPYDEFLKEQLAADYFAEEGDRRLAGLGLIRIGRQFLKHQDTIDDRIDVVTRGVLGLTVSCARCHDHKYDAISMADYYGMYGIFDQINETMPLVGPIDAHPQYPEFKQKLDELQKELDEHNTKVETAVRTESTTNFFDFVVRAVSKKQDVEIAKYEQNELDQKSVRPHLVNKWKQFADRLWKPEDPIWGPLWKARDMGEEAYAEQHEALLGEWTGEGSKLNEAIRTALAEKRPATLPALVDTYDELLKPLGQAYREAGYNKDAVKPEGPTAEIAKSLLGRFSPIVLDDNDVRRAAYTSENNHKKKLEGKIRGHEIDAAGSPPRAMAVAERENVSDPVIYLRGDPGRRGDKVKRQFVRVLDESEPQIYTNGSGRLELAEDLVSADNPLTSRVIANRVWMGHFDQPLVLTPGDFGVRSDPPANPQLLDHLASYLQKNDWSLKKLHKHIMLSATYQQSSEDRQDARAKDPENRLNWKMNRRRLTFEEMRDGMLSVSGKLDESLGGRAVKILDDPFPPRRTVYGFVDRQDLPNLYRAFDYPSPDATSPERSKTSVPQQALYLLNSAFVQRQAAALAKDLEKNDQLDNQKKLDQLFHAVLQRGPRPDENELFLAYAEKAQNNGDWTAWDNIAQVLLVSNEFMFVD from the coding sequence ATGCGAATTATCGCGTTGTCACTGGTCGCTTCGGCGACGATGTGCCTGCCTGCCATCGCATTGGCCGAGACCAACTTCCCCCCTGAGCATGTCGAGTTCTTCGAGAAGTCGGTGCGCCCAGTGTTCATGAAGCATTGCGTCAGTTGCCACGGCCCCGAAAAGCAAGAGGCTGGCCTCCGACTCGATGCGCGCTCGGCGATCCTCAAAGGTTCCGACTCCGGCAAGGTGGTGGTAGAAGGCAAGCCAGACGACAGTGGTCTGGTGCAAGCCATCCGTTACGAAACCTACGAGATGCCGCCTGCTGCCCAGATGCCTGCCGAAGAAATCGCGGCGGTGGAAAAGTGGGTGAAGCTGGGGATGCCTTGGCCTGAAGAAGACGAGGCCCTGCAGCCGATGTCGTTCGACGATCGGTTGATCAACGACAAGCAGCATCATTGGTCGTTCCAGCCAATCCAAGATCCAGCCGCTCCGGAAGTCTCGGGCGATTGGGCTCACAACGAGATCGACCGCTTCGTGCAGAAGCGCCTGGCGGAAGCCGACCTGGCACCTTCCAAGATGGCCAGCCGTCCGACGTTGATCCGCCGTGCATCTTTCGACCTGACCGGCCTTCCGCCGACCCAGGCCGAAGTCGATGCGTTTGTGAACGACGAAAGCCCGGATGCCTTCGCCAAGGTGATTGATCGCTTGCTCGCTTCGCCGCAGTACGGTGTGAAGTGGGGACGCAACTGGCTGGACGTCGCCCGTTACTCCGATACCCGGGGTTACTTGAACGACGGCCAGGATCGCCGCTTCCCGTATGCCCACGCCTACCGCGACTATGTGATCGACTCGTTCAATCTTGATACGCCTTACGACGAATTCCTGAAGGAGCAGTTGGCTGCCGATTACTTCGCCGAAGAAGGGGACCGCCGCCTGGCAGGGCTCGGGCTGATTCGTATCGGTCGCCAGTTCCTCAAGCATCAAGACACCATCGACGACCGCATCGACGTCGTCACGCGTGGCGTGCTCGGTCTGACGGTCAGTTGTGCCCGTTGCCACGACCACAAGTACGACGCGATCAGCATGGCCGATTATTACGGCATGTATGGCATCTTCGATCAGATCAACGAAACGATGCCGCTGGTCGGTCCGATCGACGCCCATCCGCAGTATCCAGAGTTCAAGCAGAAGCTGGACGAACTGCAGAAGGAACTCGACGAGCACAACACCAAGGTCGAGACCGCCGTCCGGACCGAATCGACGACCAACTTCTTCGACTTCGTCGTTCGCGCCGTCTCGAAGAAGCAAGATGTCGAGATCGCCAAGTACGAGCAAAACGAACTCGATCAGAAGAGCGTGCGTCCGCACCTGGTGAACAAATGGAAGCAGTTTGCCGACCGCCTCTGGAAGCCAGAAGATCCGATCTGGGGGCCGCTGTGGAAGGCCCGCGACATGGGCGAAGAAGCGTATGCCGAGCAGCACGAAGCGCTGCTGGGTGAATGGACCGGCGAAGGAAGCAAGCTGAACGAAGCGATCCGCACCGCCCTGGCCGAGAAGCGTCCTGCGACGCTGCCAGCCCTGGTCGATACCTACGACGAACTGCTCAAGCCGCTGGGGCAAGCCTATCGCGAAGCTGGCTACAACAAAGATGCCGTCAAGCCGGAAGGCCCGACCGCCGAGATCGCCAAGTCGCTGCTGGGTCGGTTCTCGCCGATCGTGCTCGACGACAACGACGTTCGCCGGGCCGCCTATACCAGCGAGAACAACCACAAGAAGAAGCTGGAAGGCAAGATCCGCGGTCACGAGATCGACGCCGCCGGTTCCCCTCCACGAGCGATGGCGGTCGCCGAACGTGAGAACGTCAGCGATCCAGTCATCTATCTGCGCGGCGACCCAGGTCGACGTGGCGACAAGGTGAAGCGTCAGTTCGTTCGCGTGCTGGACGAATCGGAACCGCAGATTTACACCAACGGCAGTGGTCGTTTGGAATTGGCCGAAGACCTGGTCTCGGCCGACAACCCACTCACCTCGCGCGTCATCGCGAACCGAGTCTGGATGGGGCACTTCGATCAGCCGCTGGTGCTGACCCCTGGCGACTTTGGTGTTCGCAGCGATCCGCCTGCCAACCCACAGTTGCTGGACCACCTGGCCAGCTACTTGCAGAAGAACGATTGGTCACTGAAGAAGCTGCACAAGCACATCATGCTGTCGGCAACCTATCAGCAGTCAAGCGAAGACCGTCAGGATGCCCGGGCCAAAGATCCCGAGAACCGTTTGAACTGGAAGATGAACCGACGCCGGTTGACCTTCGAGGAAATGCGAGACGGCATGCTGTCGGTCAGTGGCAAGCTCGACGAGTCGCTCGGCGGCCGCGCGGTGAAGATCCTCGACGATCCGTTCCCGCCACGTCGCACGGTTTACGGGTTTGTCGATCGCCAGGACCTGCCGAACTTGTACCGGGCCTTCGACTATCCGAGCCCCGATGCCACCAGCCCGGAACGATCCAAGACGAGCGTTCCGCAGCAGGCGTTGTACTTGCTCAACAGTGCGTTCGTTCAGCGTCAGGCCGCAGCGTTGGCCAAAGACCTCGAAAAGAACGACCAGCTTGATAACCAGAAGAAGCTAGACCAGCTTTTCCATGCGGTGCTGCAGCGCGGACCGCGACCCGATGAAAACGAGTTGTTCCTGGCCTATGCCGAGAAAGCTCAGAACAATGGAGACTGGACCGCTTGGGACAACATTGCCCAGGTCTTGCTGGTTTCCAACGAGTTCATGTTTGTCGATTAA